CGAGCGACTGCGGCGCCTCGTCCGCGCTCGCGCCGTTGCACGCGACCCCGAACTCCGCCGCCGAGCGCGGCGACACCAGGCTCTCGCGCAGCACGCCGCGCTCGATCAGCGCCACGCGCGGCGGACGGCGGAAGCCCTGCTCCTGGAAGTCCGGCGCGAAGCCGTTCGCCGTGTCCTCGGTGAGCGTCACGCTCGGGTGCAGCGTCGCGCCCTCCTCCGCCATGCGGACGAGCGGGCTCGTCTTGGTGCGCAGCGCGCGCAGGCTGAAGCCGCCCCAGCAGAGCATCCCGAGCAGCTCGGCGACGGCATCGGGCGCGAGCGCGACGTCGTAGCGTCCGGGCGGGAGCTGCACCGTCGGGCGCGCGAGCAGCTCGAGCTGCGCCGCGGCCTGCGCGACCTTGCGCTCGAGCTCGTCCGCGCTCCACTCGAGCCCCGCGTAGCTCGCCTTCACCGCGCGATCGCCGTCGAGATGGAAGCTCCAGTCGAAGTTGAAGCTCGTCTGCGTGAGCCAGCAGCGCTGCCCGCGCGAGCTCGCGTAGCCGACGTGCACGGGTCCGGCCGCCCAGAGGCCGACGAGGTCCCTCCCCTCGCCCGCGCGGCGCAGGCTCTCGAGCACCTCGGCGCGCTCGGGCAGACGCCCGGTGCGCGTCCGCTCGCTCGACGCGACCTCGTCGGGGTGCAGCAGCCAGGGATCCTCCGGCAGCGCGGCGCGCTGCTCGCGCAGCGTCCGCACGAGCTCGCCGAGCCGCGCGCGATCGACCTCGAGGTCGCCGGACAGCGTCAGCGTGCCGGCGGCGTGACGGCGTCCTTCGGCGAGGTCGAGCGTGAGCATGCGCTGCGTGACCGTCCCTGCTTGACGCACGGCGCCGCGGCTCAGGCGCACGAAGTCGGACTCCTCGGCCGCGAGCCCGAGGTCGAAGCTCTCGTCGCCGCGCAGCAGGGTGCTCGCGGCGCGCGCCAGCTCCTCGAAGTAGTCGCGCATGCCGTCAAGCACCTCCGAAGGTCTCGACGTTGCGGAACAGGCACGCGGGCGACGCGTGTCCGACGCGGATCACCTGATTGGGCTCGCCCTTGCCGCAGAACGGCGTGCCGAGCACCTGCACCGTGCTCTCGTCGCCGACCATCGCGAGGCTCCGCCAGAAGCTCGCCGACACGCCGCGGTAGTTCGGCTTCTTGACGACGTGGCGCAGCTCGCCGTCGACGATCACGCGTCCCCACTCGCAGCCGAACTGGAACTTGTTGCGCGAGTCGTCGATCGACCACGAGCAGTTGCTCTCCATGTAGACGCCGCGCTCGACGGCGCGCACCATGTCCTCGAAGCTCGACGTGCCGGGCTCGAGGTTGAGATTCGCCATGCGGTCGATCGGCGGACGGTTCCAGCCGTTGGCGCGCGCGTTGGCGACGCCCGGCAGCCCCGCGCGCGCCTGCGACAGCGCGCCGCCGAGCGGCTGCAGCAGGATGCCGTTGCGGATGATCCACGTGCGCTCGGCGGGCGTGCCCTCGTCATCGAAGGCGTAGCTCGCGAGCTCGCCCGCGCGCGTCGGATCGAAGGTGACGTTGAGCAGCTCCGAGCCGTAGCGGTAGCGGCCGAACATGTCCGGCGTGACGAAGCTCGTGCCGGCATAGTTGCGCTCGTCGCCGAGGATGCGGTCGAGCTCGAGCGGGTGCCCGATCGACTCGTGGATCTGCAGAATCATCTGGTCGGGCGCGAGCAGCAGGTCCTGCGTCGCGGTCGGGCAGTCGGGCGCGGCGAGCAGCTCGAGCGCCTGCTCGGCGACGCGCGGCGCGGCATCCAGGAAGCCGACGTCGTCGAGGATCTCGAGCCCGCCCTGACGCGCCATGTGGTGGCCGCCGAGGCTGCGCGTCACCGACTCGCCGTCCGCCGCCGCGGTCGCGCTCAGCATCGGCAGGAGGCAGTGGAAGGTCTGCCGGATCTCGCTGCCGGTGCTGGTGACGAGCAGCGTCGTGCTCTCGGTGCGCCACAGCGCCGCCGACCAGTCGACGATGCGCTCGTCGCGCTTCAAGCGCTCGCACTGCGCGCGCAGCAGGTCGACCTTGTCGGCGAGCGAGAGCGCGTCCCACGGCCGGCGCACGACGCTCTCGTACGTGCCACGCGCGGGCGCGCGCAGGAGACGCTCGAGGCACGCGCGGTCGAAGAGACCGTAGCGCCCGCTGCTCGCGGCCCAGGCGCGCGCCTGCTCGGCGGCGCGGCGCAGCCCCGCGTCGCTCACGTCGCAGGTCGCGGCGTAGCCGATGCCGCCCTGGTCGGCGACGGTCACCATCACGCCGAGGTCGAGCGTCGTGCGCGGCGGCTGCACGACGCCGCGCCGCACGGCGATCTGGTCGTCGCGCTCCTCGACCGCGCGCAGCGACCAGAACTCGGCGCGCGGCGCGAGCGCCGAGAAACGTCGGGCGAGCGACTCGAGCGACGCGGACACCGCGTGCAGGCTAGCGACGGGCGTCATCGCGCGCCATGGCGCGACGCGCGGCGCGACGCTCGCGAAGCTCGTCGAGCCAGCCCGCCAGCAGAAAGCCCAGCACGGTCGCGAGCGCGGTGAGGAAGACGTCCGACAGCGGGTCGAGCGTCAGCAGGTCGACCATGCGATCCGTGCTGAGCAGCCACTCCATCTGCTCGTCGCCGACGCGCAGGTCGAGGAGCCGGATCAGCGGCAGCAGGATGAACGCCTGCTGCGCGAGCCGCGCGGCGACCGTGACGAGGATGCCGATCCACCAGCGTCGCCGTCCGCCGAGCAGGCGGAAGACGAAGTAGCCCGCGCCGCCCCACACGAGCCCG
The Candidatus Binatia bacterium genome window above contains:
- a CDS encoding metallopeptidase TldD-related protein — its product is MRDYFEELARAASTLLRGDESFDLGLAAEESDFVRLSRGAVRQAGTVTQRMLTLDLAEGRRHAAGTLTLSGDLEVDRARLGELVRTLREQRAALPEDPWLLHPDEVASSERTRTGRLPERAEVLESLRRAGEGRDLVGLWAAGPVHVGYASSRGQRCWLTQTSFNFDWSFHLDGDRAVKASYAGLEWSADELERKVAQAAAQLELLARPTVQLPPGRYDVALAPDAVAELLGMLCWGGFSLRALRTKTSPLVRMAEEGATLHPSVTLTEDTANGFAPDFQEQGFRRPPRVALIERGVLRESLVSPRSAAEFGVACNGASADEAPQSLDMAAGDVPRAELVRRLGRGILVSNLHYLNYSDRVQARVTGMTRFACFQVEDGEIVAPIGVLRFDDTIYRMLGTNLLGLTAERDTILDPLTYGGRSLASMRVPGALVADVAFTL
- a CDS encoding TldD/PmbA family protein, which codes for MTPVASLHAVSASLESLARRFSALAPRAEFWSLRAVEERDDQIAVRRGVVQPPRTTLDLGVMVTVADQGGIGYAATCDVSDAGLRRAAEQARAWAASSGRYGLFDRACLERLLRAPARGTYESVVRRPWDALSLADKVDLLRAQCERLKRDERIVDWSAALWRTESTTLLVTSTGSEIRQTFHCLLPMLSATAAADGESVTRSLGGHHMARQGGLEILDDVGFLDAAPRVAEQALELLAAPDCPTATQDLLLAPDQMILQIHESIGHPLELDRILGDERNYAGTSFVTPDMFGRYRYGSELLNVTFDPTRAGELASYAFDDEGTPAERTWIIRNGILLQPLGGALSQARAGLPGVANARANGWNRPPIDRMANLNLEPGTSSFEDMVRAVERGVYMESNCSWSIDDSRNKFQFGCEWGRVIVDGELRHVVKKPNYRGVSASFWRSLAMVGDESTVQVLGTPFCGKGEPNQVIRVGHASPACLFRNVETFGGA